The following are encoded together in the Salvia hispanica cultivar TCC Black 2014 chromosome 6, UniMelb_Shisp_WGS_1.0, whole genome shotgun sequence genome:
- the LOC125192542 gene encoding F-box protein At3g07870-like → MSANLNERLHQWKPLSEAEEDLFTNLPPEITRDILRRVPLRSITRCKRVCKSWRDLIEEDEFVTSYTTKPCLVLSDRLKGGYVVCDEVHEPLFRFDVPPPCNENSYIIGTANGLLLVRDIWNNILFTLNPVTRDYIELDPLPEQGSIGRKYTFGFGVSKLSGQYKILYVSRSMSHFVHTHLGGGGGGWRSISAPPWLSPYEINFHDDESAAFFNGNLHWLVFNFFRDPLLCCFDLETELFTSFSLPSHFDGYSRKVCVLEGRLCVCHVSLCERAVIWLMKDYGDENSWVKEYTFTHDQREKRVRPLKILANGDLVFATICETWLFIYSKSTDSTVEHSILRRPYYCSHTYSSFVIYTPGLNLLKLHPKLTLAT, encoded by the exons ATGAGTGCGAATTTGAATGAGCGTCTTCACCAGTGGAAGCCATTATCAGAAGCTGAg GAAGATTTGTTCACAAATCTCCCTCCAGAAATAACAAGAGATATTCTAAGAAGAGTCCCGCTTAGAAGCATTACGAGGTGCAAGCGTGTTTGTAAATCATGGCGCGATTTAATAGAAGAGGACGAGTTTGTGACGTCGTATACCACGAAACCATGCCTGGTTTTATCTGATCGATTGAAGGGGGGTTACGTTGTCTGCGATGAGGTCCACGAGCCACTTTTCCGATTCGACGTGCCTCCTCCTTGCAATGAGAATTCCTATATAATTGGTACGGCTAATGGTTTGCTTTTGGTGCGGGATATATGgaataatattctttttacaTTAAATCCAGTTACCCGTGATTATATCGAGCTTGATCCTTTGCCTGAACAAGGTAGTATAGGCCGTAAGTACACttttggatttggagtgaGCAAATTAAGTGGAcaatataagattttatatgttaGCCGAAGTATGTCACATTTTGTGCATACTCATctaggaggaggaggaggagggtggAGAAGCATCTCCGCTCCACCGTGGTTGAGCCCTTACGAGATTAATTTTCATGATGATGAAAGTGCTGCATTTTTTAACGGAAATCTTCACTggttagtatttaatttcttcaGGGATCCTTTGTTATGctgctttgatcttgaaaccGAGCTCTTCACTAGTTTTTCTCTTCCAAGCCATTTTGATGGTTATAGTCGGAAGGTATGTGTTTTGGAGGGTCGGCTATGTGTTTGTCATGTTTCACTCTGTGAGCGTGCTGTTATTTGGTTGATGAAGGACTATGGCGATGAGAATTCTTGGGTAAAAGAATATACCTTCACTCATGATCAACGCGAAAAGCGTGTTCGTCCGCTCAAAATTTTGGCAAATGGCGACTTGGTGTTCGCAACGATTTGTGAAACTTGGCTATTTATCTACTCCAAAAGCACGGATAGTACTGTGGAACATTCGATTCTTCGACGACCCTACTATTGTTCTCATACGTATTCCAGCTTCGTTATTTACACCCCCGGCTTAAATCTGCTAAAGCTTCACCCTAAGCTTACTTTGGCAACATAG
- the LOC125194315 gene encoding acyl-coenzyme A oxidase 3, peroxisomal-like — MEKANFRAQILNRHLRNHTLAASSGAAVSRSPCLSYAPPEASAASFDVSSMRKLMDGHNLGERDWLFSLMLQSKLFSPKPRGGKAFAAPDYNQSMQQQREMTMKRIQYLLDRGVFEGWMTGRGIEAELRKLAMLEVIKIFDHSLAIKIGVHFLLWGGAIQFFGTKRHHDKWLRATETYLVKGCFAMTELGHGSNVRGIETITTYDPRTEEFIINTPCESAQKYWIGGAANHATHTVVFSQLNIEGKNEGVHAFITQIRDADGNICPNIRIADCGHKIGLNGVDNCRIWFDNVRIPRENILNSVADVSSDGKYLSAIKNPDQGFGAFMAPLTSGRVTIAVSAVYMAKMSLAIAIRYSLTRRAFSITPNGAEVLLLDYPSHQRRLLPLLEKTYAMSFAGNYLKLLYVRRTPQLIKTLHVVSSGLKAALTWHNMRTLQECREACGGQGLKTENRIGQLKAEYDVQSTFEGDNNVLMQQVSKALLAEYIAAKRKNKPFKELGLEHMNKPSPTFPSQLSSSTVHSSQFQNDIFCLRERDLLNRFAAEVSEYQAKGESKESAFNASYQLAEDLGRAFTDLAILQTFVEAENSLTDASLKNVLSLVRSMYVVVTLDEDPVFLRYGYLTTENAAVVRKEVASLCSEIRPHALSLVDSLGIPDAFLSPIAFDWVAANAWSASQD, encoded by the exons ATGGAAAAAGCAAATTTCAGAGCTCAAATTCTAAATCGTCACCTCCGAAATCACACCCTCGCCGCATCCTCCGGCGCCGCCGTATCACGCTCGCCGTGCCTCAGCTACGCGCCGCCGGAAGCCTCCGCGGCGTCGTTCGATGTGAGCTCGATGCGGAAACTGATGGACGGCCACAATTTGGGGGAGCGCGACTGGCTGTTCAGCCTGATGCTGCAGAGCAAGCTCTTCAGCCCGAAGCCGAGGGGCGGGAAGGCCTTCGCCGCGCCCGATTACAATCAGTCGATGCAGCAGCAGCGGGAGATGACGATGAAGAGGATCCAGTATCTGCTCGATCGCGGCGTGTTCGAGGGGTGGATGACGGGGAGAGGAATTGAAGCGGAGTTGCGGAAGCTGGCGATGCTGGAGGTGATTAAGATCTTCGATCATTCTCTCGCGATTAAAATTGGCGTTCACTTCCTGTTGTG GGGTGGTGCGATCCAGTTTTTCGGTACAAAAAGGCACCACGATAAGTGGCTTCGCGCCACGGAAACTTACTTGGTGAAGGGCTGCTTTGCAATGACGGAGTTGGGGCATGGAAGTAAT GTTCGAGGCATAGAGACGATAACCACGTATGATCCTAGAACCGAAGAGTTCATCATCAACACTCCCTGCGAATCAGCTCAGAAATACTGGATCGGTGGAGCAGCTAAC CACGCAACGCACACAGTGGTCTTCTCGCAGCTCAACATTGAGGGCAAGAACGAGGGTGTCCATGCTTTTATCACACAGATTAGAGATGCGGATGGCAATATCTGTCCCAATATCCGGATCGCTGATTGTGGACATAAGATTGGTTTGAATGGTGTTGACAACTGTCGAATATG GTTTGATAACGTTCGCATTCCCAGGGAGAATATACTGAACTCCGTTGCTGATGTTTCTTCTGATGGAAAATATCTGAGCGCGATAAAGAACCCGGACCAG GGGTTTGGTGCATTCATGGCCCCTTTGACATCCGGACGTGTTACAATAGCAGTCAGTGCCGTTTACATGGCAAAG ATGAGTTTAGCTATTGCCATAAGATACTCATTGACAAGAAGAGCATTTTCAATCACACCGAATGGTGCTGAGGTTCTTTTGCTCGACTACCCTAGTCATCAGCGCCGCCTTCTGCCTCTGCTGGAAAAAAC ATATGCCATGAGCTTCGCTGGCAACTACCTGAAACTGCTGTATGTTCGGAGGACTCCTCAGTTGATCAAAACACTCCATGTAGTTTCAAGTGGCCTCAAGGCAGCACTCACGTGGCACAACATGCGAACTCTTCAAGAGTGTCGGGAGGCGTGTGGAGGGCAAGGGTTGAAGACAGAAAACCGTATTGGTCAGCTGAAAGCTGAATATGACGTCCAATCTACTTTCGAAGGTGACAACAATGTCCTTATGCAACAG GTTAGCAAGGCACTGTTAGCAGAGTACATCGCAgctaaaaggaaaaacaaaccGTTCAAAGAGTTAGGACTCGAACACATGAACAAACCTAGCCCCACATTTCCCTCGCAACTTTCATCTTCCACAGTGCATAGCTCCCAGTTTCAG AATGATATTTTCTGCCTGAGAGAAAGAGACCTTTTAAACCGCTTTGCTGCTGAAGTCTCTGAATACCAAGCTAAGGGAGAAAGCAAAGAGTCTGCATTTAACGCG AGTTATCAGCTCGCTGAAGATCTGGGTAGAGCCTTCACCGACCTTGCAATCTTGCAGACTTTCGTGGAAGCTGAGAACAGCCTGACAGATGCATCCTTGAAG AATGTGCTGAGCCTAGTGAGGTCGATGTACGTTGTGGTCACGTTGGATGAAGATCCTGTGTTTCTCCGGTATGGCTACTTAACGACGGAGAATGCTGCAGTTGTGAGGAAAGAAGTTGCAAGCCTTTGCAGCGAAATCCGGCCTCATGCTCTCTCCTTGGTGGATTCCTTGGGCATTCCTGACGCTTTTCTGAGCCCTATCGCGTTCGACTGGGTTGCAGCTAATGCTTGGTCGGCGTCTCAAGACTAG
- the LOC125191932 gene encoding uncharacterized protein LOC125191932 isoform X1 produces MQMQNHPKMSEEVKISLKAMINKERTKVLFAESDGYFVNVLLSFLTLPIGRIMKLLEKHYGADTPIIGCLNTLYNSIVNLDSRYFWTENAKQILINPISSFDSDDVSESEPCDIDRKSGVFIVDTTTFIISDDMQIMPKLVQTASIINITEKEGVELLNVTFGLSEIMDLLTASIFSETPLSDVILGKQMEVKSLKVEYENDISQVKNKEKEPGMIVEEMVLKMIVQKSTKKFLFARCYKEVVDFLFSLSLIPLGGVERLLASNSSSKCINNLYVSLSDPETMSISSHQI; encoded by the exons ATGCAGATGCAGAATCACCCCAAAATGTCTGAAGAAGTAAAGATCTCATTGAAGGCCATGATAAACAAGGAGAGAACTAAGGTGCTATTTGCCGAATCCGATGGCTATTTTGTAAATGTTTTGTTAAGCTTCTTAACATTGCCTATCGGAAGAATCATGAAGCTTTTGGAAAAACACTATGGAGCAGACACACCAATTATAGGATGCCTAAACACTTTGTACAATAGCATAGTGAATCTTGATAGTCGCTATTTTTGGACGGAGAATGCCAAGCAGATTCTGATTAATCCAATATCTTCATTCGATAGCGATGATGTTAGTGAATCCGAGCCGTGTGACATTGATCGTAAAAGTGGAGTATTTATCGTAGATACAACAACTTTCATCATCTCGGATGATATGCAGATAATGCCAAAGCTTGTTCAAACAGCTAGCATTATTAACATCACAGAAAAAGAAGGTGTGGAATTACTGAATGTGACTTTTGGGCTCAGTGAG ATTATGGATTTGCTCACTGCATCTATATTTTCCGAGACGCCATTGTCAGACGTCATACTCGGGAAACAAATGGAGGTGAAGTCTTTAAAAGTAGAATATGAGAACGATATTTCACAAGTCAAGAACAAGGAAAAGGAACCTGGGATGATAGTTGAAGAGATGGTACTGAAGATGATAGTTCAAAAATCGACAAAAAAGTTTTTGTTTGCACGATGTTATAAAGAAGTTGTAGATTTCCTATTTAGTTTGTCCTTGATCCCACTTGGAGGAGTGGAGAGACTTCTGGCAAGCAACTCCTCGTCGAAATGCATTAACAATTTGTACGTGAGTTTGTCCGATCCAGAAACAATGAGTATTTCAAGTcaccaaatataa
- the LOC125194316 gene encoding acyl-coenzyme A oxidase 3, peroxisomal-like, translating into MEKANFRTRILARHLQNHAGESSSAAVSRSPCLSYAPPEASAASFDVSSMRKLMDGHNLGERDWLFNLMVQSKVFNPRLRGGKVFVAPDYNQSMEQQREMTMKRIQYLLDRGVFEGWMTGKGSEAEMRKLALLEVITIFDHSLAIKIGVHFFLWGGAIQFFGTKRHHDKWLRATETYLMKGCFAMTELGHGSNVRGIETITTYDPRTEEFIINTPCESAQKYWIGGAANHATHTVVFSQLNIEGKNEGVHAFITQIRDADGNICPNIRIADCGHKIGLNGVDNGRIWFDNVRIPRENILNSVADVSSDGKYLSAIKDADQRFGAFMAPLTSGRVTIAVSAVYMAKMSLAIAIRYSLTRRAFSITPNGAEVLLLDYPSHQRRLLPLLAKTYAMSFAGNYLKLLYVRRTPQLIKTLHVVSSGLKAALTWHNMRTLQECREACGGQGLKTENRIGQLKAEYDVQSTFEGDNNVLMQQVSKALLAEYIATKRKNKPFKELGLEHMNKPSPTIPSQLSSSTVHSSQFQNDIFCLRERDLLNRFAAEVSKYQAQGESKESAFNASYQLAEDLGRAFTDLAILQTFVEAENSVTDASLKNVLSLVRSMYVLVTLDEDPAFLRYGYLTTENAAVVRQEVANLCSEIRPHALALVESFGIPDAFLSPIAFDWVAANAWSGSQD; encoded by the exons ATGGAGAAAGCGAATTTCAGAACCCGAATTCTAGCCAGGCACCTCCAAAATCACGCCGGCGAATCATCATCCGCCGCCGTATCGCGGTCGCCGTGCCTCAGCTACGCGCCGCCGGAGGCCTCGGCGGCGTCGTTCGACGTGAGCTCGATGCGGAAGCTGATGGACGGGCACAATTTGGGGGAGCGCGACTGGCTGTTCAATCTGATGGTGCAGAGCAAGGTGTTCAACCCGAGGCTGCGGGGCGGGAAGGTCTTCGTGGCGCCCGATTACAATCAGTCGATGGAGCAGCAGCGGGAGATGACGATGAAGAGGATCCAGTACCTGCTCGATCGCGGCGTGTTCGAGGGGTGGATGACGGGGAAGGGATCGGAGGCGGAGATGCGGAAGCTGGCGCTGCTGGAGGTGATCACGATCTTCGATCACTCGCTCGCGATTAAAATTGGCGTTCACTTCTTTTTGTG GGGTGGTGCTATCCAGTTTTTCGGTACAAAAAGGCACCACGATAAGTGGCTGCGCGCCACAGAAACTTACTTGATGAAGGGATGCTTTGCAATGACAGAGTTGGGACATGGAAGTAAT GTTCGAGGCATAGAGACGATAACCACGTATGATCCTAGAACCGAAGAGTTTATCATCAACACTCCCTGCGAATCAGCTCAGAAATACTGGATCGGTGGAGCAGCTAAC CATGCAACGCACACAGTGGTCTTCTCGCAGCTCAACATTGAGGGCAAGAATGAGGGCGTCCATGCGTTTATCACCCAGATTAGAGATGCAGATGGCAATATCTGTCCCAATATCCGGATAGCTGATTGTGGACATAAGATTGGTTTGAATGGTGTTGACAACGGTCGAATATG GTTTGATAACGTTCGCATACCCAGAGAGAATATATTGAACTCCGTTGCTGATGTTTCTTCTGATGGAAAATATCTGAGCGCAATAAAGGACGCTGACCAG AGGTTTGGTGCATTCATGGCCCCTTTGACATCCGGACGTGTTACAATAGCAGTCAGTGCCGTTTACATGGCAAAG ATGAGTTTAGCTATTGCCATAAGATATTCATTGACAAGGAGAGCATTTTCAATCACACCGAATGGTGCTGAGGTTCTTTTGCTCGACTACCCTAGTCATCAGCGCCGCCTTCTGCCTCTTCTGGCAAAAAC ATATGCCATGAGCTTTGCTGGCAACTACTTGAAACTGCTCTATGTTCGGAGGACTCCTCAGTTGATCAAAACACTCCATGTAGTTTCAAGTGGCCTCAAGGCAGCACTCACGTGGCACAACATGCGAACTCTTCAAGAGTGTCGGGAGGCGTGTGGAGGGCAAGGGTTGAAGACAGAAAACCGTATTGGTCAGCTGAAAGCTGAATATGACGTGCAGTCTACTTTCGAGGGTGACAACAATGTCCTTATGCAGCAG GTTAGCAAGGCACTGTTAGCAGAGTACATCGcaactaaaaggaaaaacaaaccGTTCAAAGAGTTAGGTCTCGAACACATGAACAAACCTAGCCCTACAATTCCCTCGCAACTTTCGTCTTCCACAGTGCATAGCTCGCAGTTTCAG AATGATATCTTCTGCTTGAGAGAAAGAGACCTATTAAACCGATTTGCTGCTGAAGTCTCCAAATACCAAGCTCAGGGAGAAAGCAAAGAGTCTGCATTTAACGCG AGTTATCAGCTCGCTGAAGATCTGGGAAGAGCCTTCACCGACCTCGCAATCTTGCAGACTTTCGTGGAAGCTGAGAACAGCGTGACAGACGCATCCTTGAAG AATGTGTTGAGTCTAGTGAGGTCGATGTACGTTCTGGTCACGTTGGATGAAGATCCTGCGTTCCTCCGGTACGGCTACTTAACAACGGAGAATGCTGCAGTTGTGAGGCAAGAGGTTGCTAACCTTTGCAGCGAAATCCGGCCACACGCGCTCGCGTTGGTGGAATCCTTCGGCATTCCTGACGCTTTTCTGAGCCCTATCGCGTTCGACTGGGTTGCAGCTAATGCGTGGTCGGGGTCTCAAGACTAG
- the LOC125193885 gene encoding proteasome subunit alpha type-6, with protein MSRGSGGGYDRHITIFSPEGRLYQVEYAFKAVKAAGVTSIGVRGKDSVCVVTQKKVPDKLLDQTSVTLLFPITKYLGLLATGITADARTLVQQARNEAAEFRFRYGYEMPVDVLARWIADKSQVYTQHAYMRPLGVVAMILGIDEEKGPQLFKCDPAGHFFGHKATSAGGKEQEAINFLEKKMKNDPEFTYEETVQTAISALQSVLQEDFKASEIEVGVVRKEDQIFKVLSTDEIDEHLTAISERD; from the exons atgaGCCGCGGAAGTGGAGGCGGATACGATCGGCACATCACGATCTTCTCTCCGGAAGGCCGGCTTTATCAAGTCG AATATGCCTTCAAGGCCGTTAAGGCCGCCGGAGTCACCTCGATTGGCGTCCGCGGGAAGGACTCGGTGTGCGTTGTTACTCAGAAGAAAGTGCCG GACAAGCTCTTAGATCAGACTAGCGTCACGCTTTTGTTTCCCATTACTAAGTACCTTGGTTTATTGGCTACTGGAATTACAG CTGATGCAAGGACTTTGGTGCAACAAGCAAGGAATGAGGCTGCCGAGTTTCGCTTTAGATATGGTTATGAAATGCCAGTTGATGTATTGGCACGCTG GATTGCGGACAAGTCTCAGGTATACACCCAGCATGCCTACATGAGACCACTTGGTGTAG TTGCCATGATATTGGGTATCGATGAAGAGAAAGGTCCTCAGCTTTTCAAGTGTGATCCTGCTGGTCACTTTTTTGGCCATAAG GCAACAAGTGCTGGAGGTAAAGAGCAAGAAGCTATTAACTTCTtagagaagaagatgaaaaatgaCCCGGAGTTCACTTATGAGGAAACTGTGcag acTGCTATTTCCGCCCTACAATCTGTACTACAGGAGGATTTCAAGGCCAGTGAGATCGAG GTTGGTGTTGTGAGGAAAgaggatcaaattttcaaagttcTCTCGACCGACGAAATCGACGAGCACCTGACCGCAATCAGTGAGCGCGACTAA
- the LOC125193884 gene encoding prohibitin-1, mitochondrial-like: MNFKNVNVPKMPSGSGASKLISFGAIAGLSIYGLSNSLYNVEGGHRAIVFNRIVGVKDKVYPEGTHILAPWFERPVIYDVRARPHLVESTSGSRDLQMVKIGLRVLTRPVADQLPTIYRTLGENYNERVLPSIIHETLKAVVAQYNASQLITQRENVSREIRKILTERAANFNMALDDVSITSLTFGREFTAAIEAKQVAAQEAERAKFVVEKAEQDKQSAIIRAQGEAKSAQLIGQAIANNPAFITLRRIEASKDISHTVATSTNKVYLNSDELLLNLHDLNKDQSARK, from the exons atgaatttcaaaaaTGTCAATGTACCCAAGATGCCTAGTGGGAGTGGGGCTTCCAAGCTAATTTCGTTTGGGGCTATTGCTGGGCTTAGCATATACGGACTTAGTAACAGTCTCTACAATGTCGAGGGAGGGCACCGTGCCATTGTTTTCAACCGCATCGTGGGGGTGAAGGATAAG GTCTATCCTGAAGGGACACACATACTGGCCCCATGGTTCGAGAGGCCAGTAATCTATGATGTCAGGGCACGACCTCATCTAGTGGAGAGCACATCAGGCAGTCGTGATCTTCAGATG GTCAAGATTGGTCTTCGAGTTCTCACCCGTCCTGTGGCTGATCAATTGCCAACCATTTACCGAACCCTTGGTGAGAATTACAATGAGAGGGTACTGCCTTCAATTATTCATGAGACTCTGAAAGCTGTGGTTGCCCAATACAATGCTAGCCAGCTTATAACCCAGAGAGAG AATGTAAGTAGGGAAATACGGAAAATCTTAACAGAGAGAGCTGCCAACTTCAACATGGCACTGGACGATGTGTCAATCACTAGCCTAACCTTTGGAAGGGAATTCACTGCTGCCATTGAAGCTAAACAGGTAGCTGCACAAGAAGCCGAGAGGGCCAAATTTGTGGTTGAAAAGGCTGAGCAAGACAAACAAAGTGCTATAATTAGAGCACAG GGAGAAGCTAAGAGTGCTCAATTGATTGGTCAAGCTATTGCCAACAATCCGGCTTTTATCACGCTGAGGAGGATTGAAGCATCCAAGGATATCTCACACACTGTCGCCACTTCAACCAACAAGGTGTACCTGAACTCCGATGAGCTGTTGCTGAACCTTCACGATCTCAACAAAGATCAAAGCGCTAGGAAGTAG
- the LOC125191932 gene encoding uncharacterized protein LOC125191932 isoform X2 yields the protein MQMQNHPKMSEEVKISLKAMINKERTKVLFAESDGYFVNVLLSFLTLPIGRIMKLLEKHYGADTPIIGCLNTLYNSIVNLDSRYFWTENAKQILINPISSFDSDDVSESEPCDIDRKSGVFIVDTTTFIISDDMQIMPKLVQTASIINITEKEGVELLNVTFGLSEIMDLLTASIFSETPLSDVILGKQMEVKSLKVEYENDISQVKNKEKEPGMIVEEMVLKMIVQKSTKKFLFARCYKEVVDFLFSLSLIPLGGVERLLASNSSSKCINNLEVSYRTRYVLGIG from the exons ATGCAGATGCAGAATCACCCCAAAATGTCTGAAGAAGTAAAGATCTCATTGAAGGCCATGATAAACAAGGAGAGAACTAAGGTGCTATTTGCCGAATCCGATGGCTATTTTGTAAATGTTTTGTTAAGCTTCTTAACATTGCCTATCGGAAGAATCATGAAGCTTTTGGAAAAACACTATGGAGCAGACACACCAATTATAGGATGCCTAAACACTTTGTACAATAGCATAGTGAATCTTGATAGTCGCTATTTTTGGACGGAGAATGCCAAGCAGATTCTGATTAATCCAATATCTTCATTCGATAGCGATGATGTTAGTGAATCCGAGCCGTGTGACATTGATCGTAAAAGTGGAGTATTTATCGTAGATACAACAACTTTCATCATCTCGGATGATATGCAGATAATGCCAAAGCTTGTTCAAACAGCTAGCATTATTAACATCACAGAAAAAGAAGGTGTGGAATTACTGAATGTGACTTTTGGGCTCAGTGAG ATTATGGATTTGCTCACTGCATCTATATTTTCCGAGACGCCATTGTCAGACGTCATACTCGGGAAACAAATGGAGGTGAAGTCTTTAAAAGTAGAATATGAGAACGATATTTCACAAGTCAAGAACAAGGAAAAGGAACCTGGGATGATAGTTGAAGAGATGGTACTGAAGATGATAGTTCAAAAATCGACAAAAAAGTTTTTGTTTGCACGATGTTATAAAGAAGTTGTAGATTTCCTATTTAGTTTGTCCTTGATCCCACTTGGAGGAGTGGAGAGACTTCTGGCAAGCAACTCCTCGTCGAAATGCATTAACAATTT GGAAGTTTCTTACAGGACCAGGTATGTTCTTGGTATCGGATGA
- the LOC125195591 gene encoding probable O-methyltransferase 3, protein MDGLFDAQAHIWNYTFKFINTMSLKCAIDLGIPDIIHNHGKPMTIYHMAKALSINPAKSRALYRLMRVLVRSEFFVEVGISDEDESYWLTPASRLLLNHNPFCATPFCRVVGGRLMQEPWHYLSDWLTGDRHLSPFEMAHGATFWDHAERVPRLNRLFNEAMASDSSLVNHVVLRECGEAFRGYKSLVDVGGGTGEMAGAISVAFPDMACVVLDLPHVIAGSKGKDNLTYVEGDMFEAIPQADLVLLKSILHDWDDEDSIKILKKCREAIGSSSSNERGGKVMIIDMVLNNHGGGDKAMEDQLLYDLAMMTYLNGKERDEREWAAVFTSAGYSSYKITHSIGVRSLIEVYP, encoded by the exons ATGGATGGGCTTTTTGATGCCCAAGCTCATATTTGGAATTACACCTTCAAATTCATAAACACCATGTCACTAAAATGCGCAATCGACCTAGGCATACCAGATATCATCCACAACCATGGCAAGCCTATGACAATTTATCATATGGCTAAGGCCCTCTCAATCAACCCAGCCAAATCTAGGGCTCTCTATCGCCTCATGCGCGTGCTCGTCCGTTCGGAGTTCTTCGTTGAAGTCGGCATCTCAGACGAAGACGAGAGCTATTGGCTCACCCCGGCCTCGCGTCTCCTCCTCAATCACAACCCATTCTGCGCGACGCCATTCTGTCGCGTAGTGGGGGGTCGCCTGATGCAGGAGCCGTGGCACTATCTGAGCGACTGGCTCACCGGCGACCGCCACCTCTCGCCGTTCGAGATGGCCCATGGGGCGACGTTTTGGGACCACGCGGAGCGCGTGCCGAGGCTCAACCGCTTGTTCAATGAGGCCATGGCTAGCGATTCGAGCCTCGTGAACCATGTGGTCCTGAGAGAGTGCGGAGAGGCCTTCCGAGGGTACAAGTCGTTGGTGGACGTCGGTGGTGGGACAGGGGAGATGGCCGGGGCCATCTCAGTGGCGTTCCCGGATATGGCATGTGTGGTGCTCGATCTTCCGCATGTTATCGCCGGCTCGAAAGGGAAGGACAACTTGACCTACGTTGAGGGAGATATGTTCGAGGCCATCCCCCAAGCTGATCTCGTCCTGCTCAAG TCCATACTGCACGACTGGGACGACGAAGATAGCATAAAAATACTGAAGAAATGCAGAGAAGCAATAGGCAGCAGCAGTAGCAACGAGAGAGGCGGGAAAGTGATGATCATCGACATGGTTCTGAACAACCATGGAGGTGGAGATAAGGCAATGGAGGATCAACTCCTCTACGACCTCGCAATGATGACATATCTCAATGGGAAAGAGCGGGACGAGAGGGAATGGGCAGCGGTGTTCACCAGTGCCGGATATAGTAGCTACAAGATTACTCATAGCATAGGTGTGAGGTCTCTCATAGAGGTTTATCCATGA